One part of the Vicia villosa cultivar HV-30 ecotype Madison, WI linkage group LG6, Vvil1.0, whole genome shotgun sequence genome encodes these proteins:
- the LOC131614672 gene encoding transcription factor ORG3-like: MPELQKQVEGLTKKKEDLLSRVSRQEYAVNKESQRKINPNYDSSFVVSTSRFNDNELAIHISSYEANNIPLSEILMCLENNGLVLLNSSSSKTFGGRLFYNLHFQLEKTQSLECDVLIQKLLSIYEKQCNHSSVGR, from the exons ATGCCAGAATTACAAAAGCAGGTTGAAGGATTAACTAAGAAAAAAGAAGATCTTCTATCAAGGGTTTCTAGGCAAGAATATGCAGTCAACAAAGAATCACAAAGGAAAATTAATCCCAATTATGATTCTTCTTTTGTGGTTTCAACAAGTAGGTTTAATGATAATGAGCTTGCTATTCATATTTCTTCTTATGAGGCTAACAACATTCCATTATCAGAGATCTTGATGTGCTTAGAAAATAATGGACTTGTTCTACTAAATTCTTCTTCTTCGAAAACATTTGGAGGGAGACTCTTTTACAACTTGCATTTTCAG CTGGAGAAAACTCAAAGTTTAGAGTGTGATGTTCTAATTCAGAAGCTTCTGTCAATATATGAGAAGCAATGCAATCATTCTAGTGttggaagataa
- the LOC131612397 gene encoding transcription factor ORG2-like produces MVAFCSPQYSYSNMGWLFQELGPAESLNIIDKEKNYVTNLEYSSQYHQFSSLKQQHVETETPPPSPKLMVKKLNHNASERDRRKKVNSLISSLRSLLPGDDQTKKLSIPVTISRVLKYIPELQKKVEGLTKKKEELLSRISRQEYAVNKESQRKIIPSYNSSFVVSTSRLNDCELAVHISSYEAHKIPISEILMCLEDNELFLLNSSSSKTFGGRVFYNLHLQVDKTQRLECDDLIQKLSSVYERQRSNQVELGARDHTIRSVMIY; encoded by the exons ATGGTTGCATTCTGTTCTCCTCAGTACTCATACTCAAACATGGGATGGCTCTTCCAAGAGTTAGGGCCTGCAGAGTCTTTAAATATTATCGATAAGGAGAAGAACTATGTAACTAATTTAGAGTACTCTTCACAATATCATCAATTCTCTTCACTAAAGCAACAACATGTTGAGACTGAAACGCCACCACCATCCCCTAAGCTTATGGTGAAGAAGCTTAACCATAATGCTAGTGAACGTGATCGCCGGAAAAAGGTCAATAGCTTGATTTCTTCGCTTCGTTCACTTCTTCCCGGTGACGATCAAACG AAGAAATTGAGTATTCCGGTAACAATTTCAAGAGTTTTAAAATACATACCGGAATTACAAAAGAAGGTTGAAGGATTAACTAAGAAAAAGGAAGAGCTTCTATCAAGAATTTCTCGACAAGAATACGCGGTCAACAAAGAATCACAAAGGAAAATAATTCCAAGTTATAATTCTTCTTTTGTTGTTTCAACAAGTAGGCTTAATGATTGTGAGCTTGCTGTTCATATCTCATCTTATGAGGCTCATAAGATTCCAATATCAGAGATCTTGATGTGTTTAGAAGATAATGAACTTTTTCTACtaaattcttcttcttctaaaacaTTTGGAGGGAGGGTTTTCTATAACTTGCATCTTCAG GTGGATAAAACTCAAAGATTAGAGTGTGATGATCTTATTCAGAAGCTTTCATCAGTCTATGAGAGGCAGCGAAGTAATCAAGTAGAGTTGGGAGCTAGAGATCATACGATCAGGAGTGTTATGATATATTAA